In the Larimichthys crocea isolate SSNF chromosome XXI, L_crocea_2.0, whole genome shotgun sequence genome, one interval contains:
- the hyal6 gene encoding hyaluronoglucosaminidase 6, with amino-acid sequence MVLMELRLLVLAMWVGAGVKLQVQGDQMKPSWAPLIPNRPFVVVWNAPTESCRLRFKVDLDLRVFDIVANLNETLSGPNVTIFYHSHLGYYPYYSNGIPINGGLPQNQSISKHLSKARADIDKLIPHKDFRGLGVIDWENWRPQWVRNWGSKDIYRNKSKEQIRKLHPNWPESKVEKEAKESFERAGQAFMNLTLALAEGRRPDGLWGFYLFPDCYNYGYKQHPQRYTGECPNVEHVRNDHLMWLWKESMALYPSIYLDYELKSSPNTVKFVHYRVKEAMRIASIARPDVTLPVFVYSRPFYAYTFVVLSESDLVHTIGESAALGASGVVLWGSSEYSRTQRNCLTVKKYIDGSLGHYVINVTSAAKLCSKALCKKNGRCVRKSLDSGAYLHLNPRFFHIHRNPTPRGPHFHVSGHLNNFDILDMKHKFTCQCYQGWTGVYCEMPQGPLHTPPILQPTVPLPHPKENSLLGDILLLLSLHFSCLCIIMFLGLCLIIKCLIL; translated from the exons ATGGTGCTGATGGAGCTCCGTCTCCTTGTACTTGCCATGTGGGTTGGCGCTGGAGTAAAGCTCCAAGTTCAGGGCGACCAGATGAAGCCGTCCTGGGCACCACTGATCCCTAATCGGCCTTTTGTTGTAGTGTGGAATGCTCCTACTGAGTCCTGCCGCCTTCGATTCAAGGTAGACCTTGACCTCAGAGTTTTCGACATTGTAGCAAATCTCAACGAAACCCTTAGTGGCCCAAACGTTACCATATTCTACCACAGCCACTTGGGATACTACCCATACTACTCCAACGGGATTCCTATCAATGGTGGACTACCGCAGAACCAGAGTATTTCGAAACATCTGAGCAAGGCCCGGGCCGACATTGATAAACTAATCCCCCACAAGGATTTTCGAGGCCTGGGTGTCATTGACTGGGAGAACTGGAGGCCCCAGTGGGTCCGAAACTGGGGGTCTAAGGACATCTACCGCAACAAGTCCAAGGAACAGATCCGGAAACTTCACCCAAACTGGCCAGAAAGCAAGGTGGAGAAGGAAGCCAAGGAAAGTTTTGAGAGGGCTGGGCAGGCCTTCATGAACCTGACTTTGGCCCTGGCTGAGGGTCGTAGACCAGATGGCCTGTGGGGGTTTTACCTGTTCCCAGATTGCTACAACTATGGGTATAAGCAGCACCCACAACGGTACACTGGGGAATGCCCCAATGTTGAGCATGTGCGCAATGACCACTTGATGTGGCTTTGGAAGGAGAGCATGGCCCTCTACCCATCTATCTACTTGGATTATGAGCTCAAGTCCTCTCCCAATACTGTCAAATTCGTCCACTATCGAGTCAAGGAAGCAATGAGGATTGCTTCCATTGCCCGTCCAGACGTCACATTGCCAGTGTTTGTCTACTCTAGACCTTTCTATGCCTACACCTTTGTGGTTCTTTCAGAG agcGACCTAGTTCACACTATTGGGGAGAGCGCCGCCTTGGGAGCATCAGGTGTCGTCCTCTGGGGATCATCAGAGTATTCTCGAACACAG AGGAACTGCCTGACAGTGAAGAAGTACATTGATGGTTCACTGGGACATTATGTCATCAACGTCACCTCTGCTGCCAAGCTGTGCAGCAAAGCGCTTTGCAAGAAGAACGGCAGGTGTGTCCGAAAGAGCCTGGACTCAGGCGCTTACCTGCACCTGAATCCACGCTTCTTTCACATCCACCGCAACCCAACACCCAGGGGACCCCACTTCCATGTCAGCGGTCACCTCAACAACTTTGACATCCTTGACATGAAGCACAAGTTCACCTGCCAGTGTTACCAGGGTTGGACAGGTGTTTACTGTGAGATGCCCCAAGGTCCACTCCATACTCCTCCCATACTTCAGCCCACCGTTCCTCTACCTCACCCCAAGGAGAACAGCCTGCTGGGAGATATCCTGCTCCTCCTATCCCTCCATTTCTCCTGTCTGTGTATCATCATGTTCTTGGGACTCTGTCTGATTATAAAGTGTCTGATACTGTAG